The region TCCTATCGCTCTGTTCCTGAGGACTGCAGCAACCAAAGTAGCTATATGTAAAGGTCAAATATGTGGAGATACTGTAGGATCTTTTCATATCAATGCAAGTTGTGCACAACTTGTATGTAACACTTCTGTAGCCTACTCAAGAGTAGACAAGCAAGCTGTTTCAAACACAGCCTTATTTTAAAAGGCGGCGATGCACATTTGTTCCACACTCCAACACAGTAGGTGGCGGTACGCGCTATTGATGAGTTTTAATCTAGAGTAAAATCGTACGCAGAAGAAAACGAGACGGTTCATTCCCGCATGCGCAATCGGTCTCTTTCTTTTTCGACATTGGAGGGAGTAAGGCAAGATGGGTCACCAGCAAATTTATTGGAGTCACCCACGAAAATTCGGCCAGGGATCAAGATCCTGGTGAGTTACCTGCGTAATATACTATTTACTTTACGTTTTAATGGTCACagtgaatgaaaatgtaagTGATGTAACCAGCTCACCGACTAATCGGCCAAGAGGTCCACATGGGATAAGTGCCGTAATGGCGGTATTAGCGTTACCAGCCAAAGCCTACGTAAGGTTTGTCAGACCTATCGCGGTATCGGACCAGTATCGTTTTGATAACCAAGAGACCAATACACACAATAACGGCGACCAAGAAGTCTTCACGAAATCATTTGCAAGTTATCATGTTTTACTTTCTGAATCCATTCGGTTGTGTTGGGGTTAGCTAAAGAGCTatcgtgtgtatatatatagtcAAGTTGTGAAACCAAGCAGGAAGTCATTGGTTAGCTGCCATACAATCTGGTTTTGTATAGGGGGAGGTACCAGAGAAGAATAGGGCGCATAAATAATTTCCTACATTcaaaattgattttttaaattattttgagtATGGACACATGCTATTGTTTTATTgattaataaaaaacatatgcTGAAATTCTAATTCTTTTTTGATATTTGTCCACATTAAATGCCATCGAAAATGGAAATGACAATGTTAAATTTAGTAGCTATTTCTATTAAGTTTAGTAGCTATATCTATTAATGGTGTGTTTACTTGTACAGAAAACACACCATTAaagttatatatttttggtgCATGGTATATTTGGCATGGctgctataaaaacataaattaacTGCTTAAAGTTGTTTCTGATCattgttttgtatattttatgaaaCTACAGTACTTTTAGAAGCTAAATGTAATCTCAAAATTGGTAAGTGTAACTTCCTGTcgtgaaattatttttgcagCCGAGTATGCTCAAATAGGCACGGTTTGATCCGCAAGTATGGACTCAACATGTGTCGTCAGTGCTTCCGACAGTACGCAAACGACATTGGCTTTGTCAAGGTAAGGTACCATTAtgttattagctagctaattaaaCAATAGCTCCAAAATGGCGACCCTACACCCAGTGCTGGAAAGCCACAGTCTACTGGTTTTAGTTGAAATTTGTAGAATCTGAATTTTCCAGATTTTTGAAATCCTTTTTTGCTATGCCAGATCAGATTGATCCCATATACCCAAATTTGAGATTTTATCTTATGTGATCCCTGAAATCCTAtcaaaaaagttttgaaatactTGGCCCACGTGACCTGACATACTTTGAATTCCACTTCTTTAACTGATCAGTGCGCTGAGTAACAAAAGCcaacagaccctgtggctctccaagaGCAGGATTGAGGACCTTCTCTAAATCAAATCGGGTCATCAAAAATGTCTGCAGTCTGCCAGtctttgtagtttcctttcaGTAAGCTGTCAGTTAAGACGTTGGGAACAAGGTGTATGGATTATTTAGCAAGTTGAGAGAAGAACTTGGTCTAATATAATTCATAAAATATTGCTTCAGTAGTCGCTATTTAACTGACGTTACTAGTGTTTGTATTTAGCTAAGCTAAGCTGTGTTCGGCACTGCAACAGTGGATTTGTCTGCTCTAGCCTACCTGGAAAGCATGCCTACTCAGACACATCAAGTAATtgtcgcttttatttttatcatacatctcaagtcttctgaaagtcttGCAGTATTTTGGATTTATGGATGAGCTCCCTGCTGGTAGAATGTCctgaaaatataagcagtagtACTGTGCATTGGGACCCAGCTATCATTGCCAGACAGCTGatgtacaaaactgaatttagtttgcTGATAACATGGCAGTGACTTAATATGATCAAACGCTGACCTGCCACTTGattaatggttagccaccaGGGCTAATCTCTTGCCAACCTAGGTCAAGCCGTAGCCAATCCATACGTCTCCTCTTTACCTCCTTCTATTTGATCATAGAgcatatgagttcagtgtatacATGCTTTTTAgatacaatacaaaaataaaaaaggcccgcGCTCAGAAGTGGCCAGAGGATATAAGAATACAAGCAGACAAGCAAGATATttggcagaagtgaacacaagCACGTTGCCAGTGTATcacagtaatgactgagcatgttccTTTTATAATactttcaaggtgaaaatcctgctgAGTATGCCTTTAGGGATTTGTAATTTTAGTGGCTAGTATAGCGCTGATGGTTTGCTAAGAGCAAAAAGATGAAGCTATGGTGCAAAAGTATGGAATTATTTTCCTAATAAAAATAACGGTGAACATCCTTATAAAATGgatttcaaaaggaaaaataagtatTTCAAATACCTGTCAGAACAACACTAGTtcccttttcattttctgtatttcattcttttattctttttatacAACTGGTTTTGGAGTCTTTGCCCAGCTAgtctccatggaaacaaacTCATAACTCATTTTAGTCAAAAGCAAATCAAACGTTTAGTGGCCCTTCCAATTAACCAAAATGTCAAAAGTAGGTAGTTTGACCTGTTTTGGTTCTTGCTTTTTTGCAATAAGCAGCCTTGTACGGTGTAAATGTTTATGCTGCTTTTGGTTAGGTTCAGAAGTCTGTTCATCTGTCTGGTGAAGAACTTTAGGTTGTGCAGGTATACTTGTTCCAGCAGAAAATAATGttatatgaaaaacaaaatggcatgtTATGTAGAACAAAAAGTGCTtacttacttttattttattttatgtttcctaACAGCTTGATTGATCGTGTTGGGCATTTGGATGGAAGGCACCCCAACAGACTTCAGACTGGACTTGGCTGCACTGTAAATttgcattaaataaatgtttttgcagtCTGAACCCATCTTATGTGGTCTCTTGAATTCAGTTTGAAGAGTCACTGTGCGCAAGTACTTGGGCATGGTTTGCTATTTGGAAGTTGCCTGACCAACCAGTGCTACTCCCATGTCCTGTATATTACTTCACTGAAGGCTACTGACTATTAACTTTCCCTGCCAAATGAATGGGAACAgctttttgcatttgaattatTAGGTAGCCTGTATGAATCTGACTTGAGAGTTTTTGCACATGAGCGTAAAGTCATGTAAAATTAGTTGGTCGTATGATGTGGCACTTTACTAGTTGGCCCTGACGTTGTGTTCTGGTTAAAGATCATTTACTAAATGTATGGAAATCATAGGCCTAAATGCCatgcatttcccaaatgtagAGGCTTGTAAGCCTAAATGATGCTTGGAGCCCCCTTCAAggtattgattgattggttgctTGACTTTATAGCTTATCAGACATTTATTGCCACTTGCCATTCTGATGCTGACTGCTGTAGGTTACTTCATCTGAATGGTGGAACAATCTCGAGTCACACATTAAAGAGAACAGCATAACAAAATTTACTAAGCCTGCATATTACATTTACTGTGCCTACAGTATTTTACAGTAAAATTTAATTTGCCCATATACAATATGTTTTGCAGTTGGTATTATTGCATATGCAGGAGGTactcttttacattttaattgccGTTTTTAAGTTAAGGATTGATCCCAAACCTCATACTTACTTAATGCACCCCATTTTAGCATAGGAGGATTaagcttttctttttcagaaatgtatatgGGGTAGCCATTAACTCCAGTGCAAATTGCATTGAAGcattttgtgtttcttcaacCATTGATCATTTCTAATGGTTGGACAGCAAACTAAATTGTTTATGTAGATATGTGCGCTTATTAAGACCTGGTGGCTTTATTATACATCCAAGTCCCAAAGGTGTGGAGGATCAGACATCCAAGCAAAAGAAGTATGTGACCTCTGTCACCTTTTAAAAGTATGGTGGGACCTATGCTGTTGAGCCTGTTCTCTACACAAATCTGACACTGATAATGTTCCTATATACTGTCAAAGGTTTTCACATTGAGACAATTGTGACTAAGGTTTTAACtggcacattttctgttttttcaatTATACATTTCAATTAAACCTGTTTCTGTGAGACCATGGTTTATGGACATAAAattttgtgtgcatgctgtggGTAATTAATGCTGAGTGGTTTCGGCTACAGAGCTTTTAATGGCAGAACTCCAGCTAGGCGCACAGCTGAAGTAATATGTACGTTAACATTTTTAAGCCAAGGTATAACACGCATAATCCCATAAAAATCAGGAAGTAATTTTGTGTtcagaataacagaaaaatgtatttgcagatGATTTGTGCCTGATTTCATGCTGAGCAGCAACTGATAGCACTGCTATGTGCAGATGACATACTGTCCTGTagactatccatccatccatccatccatccattatctgaacccgcttatcctgaacaggggggctggagctgatcccagcatacattgggcgaaaggcaggaatacaccctggacaggtcgccagtccatcgcagggcacacacaccattcattcacacactcatacctatgggcaatttagactcaccaatcagcctaacctgcatgtctttggactgtgggaggaaaccggagtacccggaggaaacccacgcagacacggggagaacatgcaaactccgcacagaggagggattcgaacccaggacctccttgctgtgaggcggcagtgctacccactgcaccatccgtgccgccgtccTGTAGACTACTGAAGCCCAAAATCTAGGTTTTCTTGTTGCTTGCAGTGAATCATGGGACAGCAACACCCTCCTCACTCTGTAGTCCCTCTTCAATAGGTAGACTCGCAAGTGGCGACAACTTCCTGACATAATCGCGGAAATGGGTTGCGTGCTCACCTTTTAAATGTCTTATTCCTGCTTAATTAATTCAAAACACACCTTGAATGACAACTATGCTCGCTGTTAGAATAATTTACCAGAGAAATAAAGGTCAATGCCATCACACCGCCTCCGTTCAGTCTTAGATGAGGATAATTTTAACTGTAAATGTAGCCATTGTTTTTAGGACACAGTGGTCATAGTAGTCATAGTTTGGCCTCCAGGATGGTGTACCTGACTAGTGTCTGATGGTTTGTTTGAGACAACACTGATCACTGAGTTATGGATGGATGGCTGCTTGGTGTTCCAAGTGACCTCTGGCTTAGACCTGTGTCATTAGTGTAAAGGTGGAACCAGAATTCTGGCAGTCTGAGTGAACAGCATCTTAAAGATCATTCTGATAGGCAATGAGGCTAATTATTTGGTGGCAACTGTGAATAGATCATTAACTTTCGAAGAACTGCTGTTCAAGGGATACTGTGGCCATTTTGGATATATCGTAAACAACATTTCTCTGTTTATTATCCAataatcatttattattttaatttccttttaagattGCATGGCAGTTAAAATCCAAATATTGCAAAGCAAAGGAAGTTTGAGCAATTGGTTTATTTCAAAAGAATGTTTCATCAGTTCTCACTTCATACAGTTGAACAAATTGAGTGGCATGCATTTTTCAGCAGTCGATTTATTCAAACAGTGCCAGGGAAAGCTGAAGTTAATTATGAAGTCTTTTAAGATGCTTCCTTTTACAGTTACTTTTACGATACTACTGTTTACTCTACATTACTACTGGGAGCATtagcagacttttttttttacctgccaGGACTTGCAGGGCAATTCGTCctttgcatttgacccatccaaGTTACAAAGTGACCCAAACTCCAGTTCGAGGCCAATGACAGACAGCGGTATACCTaccctgacatgcatgtctttcgCTGTGCGGAACATGAAAACTCCACCAAACCAGCCGCCCGGGACTGAGAAGCTTCTGGTGAGGTGACAATGCTAACTACTGCACCACTGTGTGGCCCTCACAGACAGTAGTTGTAATACCTGCCTAAAAggtcactcacccacacacccagtTTCAGTATTTCAGTCCTCCCATCTCCTCACTACTACCAGTAGATCCTGGAGCCATTGGAATGAGGCCCTGTCTttgaggtgggagggggggaggggtctgGGGTCACAGCATGGACGTGACCCcagacccctccccccctcccacctcaaAGACAGGGCCTCATTCCAATGGCTTATTTCCTTTTGTTGCCCCTGACCAGGAATTTGATCAAGGGCCGAACATTCTAATctcttaaatgttccttccagGAGCTAGAAGTCAAAGTTAGGCACTCCCAAATTTTTCTTTGAGTAAGAAAACATCAGGACGTTTTCTTGAAAGCCTGATGTggaaatgatcgacctgtggatccacctctcccaatCAAACTGACGTTCAAACTTCCCATTTGCCTAATTCCcattttcttgatttccccatctttacttatttttctttcatcttttcctagcctctcccaatgggtggagctaggggcaagaaaaagaggaaagaagaggaaaaaggagaaaaataagggatcgAAATGAGCCCAGGGTGTCTGCACCAGACCTGCTCTTTGAACCTATGTTCATCTCAATTCATTCAATAAATCTGGAGGGTTTTGAAAGTCCACTGTTCTTTGTACATTTAATCTATACATTATATTTAAGGTTGTTGGATGCCCTTATCCATGAcatagtatgcagtatgcagtatgacAGGCTCTACATGCACatacttgtttatttttttatttatttttttatttgtttatatatatatatatatatatatatatatatatatactcattaAGGAACTGGAATCATACTTcaaatgctgcaggttcaattaCCAGTAAGGCTGTTGTTGATGTATACTTCAGCAAggtatttactgtatttctaCCTAATCTCATCTACCTACAGTAAATTAATATGCCTCATCGTAACACTTTTTGTAAATACATAGTGTTCCATCTTGGAGCTGTGTACAGTTTCTATTCCCTAACAGACTTCcagatattgatattgatatgaaATCATTGtatcacaaattatataatgaatacattttttgcacAAATCATCAGGATATAGCTTTGGATTTTAGACACTAGATGGCAGAGAAGTTTCATTGAAGAAACTGCATTCCACTTATTTCACTGCTTGGAATTGCTTGAAAAATCTGCCCTATGACATTTTAGTTACTTCAATGAACATTTCATTAGTGGTATGACACATCACTAAATACATGTATTAATAGTGATGGAGAGTATAGTATATTATATTAGTGATATGTTCACATAGTGATATTAAGGAATAGGGTTTTTCCATAAATTATCTTGCCTCCTTCTTGCTTCCTTAATTTTAAAATGATGGCCAGTGATGTTAATGCATTAATATTATACATAATTTTCAGAGTTAATACTAATAATCTCCTTCTTAGCAGCTGTTAGACCCAtattggttggcatttatatagcgcctttatccaaagcgccttTATCCTAAGTGCATatgacatttcatattttatcttGGTAGTATTTTGAATGCTAGTCATTATGCCAAGAGATGgtagatacagtatgtaggTATAGATATATGGTCCTTCTTATATTGGACCAGGGAAAGATTCTCAAATTGAATTCCTTGGATCAGTATTTGAATGCTTGTTAATGCTTGCAAAGAAGAGCTTCAAATGTCTatataagtaataataatactaatattacaaataattattaataatacataagTAAGAAATACAGAAGTACTAATGCAACCAtattttcacttttcttttttgcagacGCAATGCCCTTTTTCTGTTTAATGTGTTCTATTTTTTGTCTGACCCCAGCAGTGTTATGACAGCTAAATAAAACCCATGAAACACATTATTGCTGGTACTATCAACACCTGGGGTGAGAGTGTTAATGTATCTTCCTAAGATGCATTAAAAAAGTACTGGGCATGATGCCCTAAGTGCATTTCGtggcaaactttttttttattgaactaGATAACATGCTCATATTTAAATAGTTTCTAATTTATTCATGGGTGGTGGATTTAGCTGTATAGCGTATAGCATATAGCATAGTATGGGTCTTTTTTCTACTGTGCCAGTGCCTCATAACTACAAATAATTCGCTCTATATTGCTATGTGAAACACTATTGGAAAGGTCATAAAACTCACTTGGAAATTATGAATGTTTTACAAGGGGCAGCCAAGCTAttccaaaaaaatgttattgtgGGTGGTATTTCAGAGAGACATTTTTGGCAGTACTTATGAATCGCAGACTTCTGTTCAAATAACTTCATTTGAGGCTAACAATTTCCTCCACCATTTCCTTTCCCCTATTATCTGTTCTCAGAAAAAATTTTTTCTAGCACCTTGCCATTTAGCTAGTTAACATTAGCCAGTGTGCTGGCAAAGTTTACTGATAGGACTAGGTTAGGTAAGGCTAGCTAATCAATAAAAACCTGggtgcacatacacataaaaaaatagTTTGTACTGTTTATTGTACTTCATTATTTAgttcacaaaatggcagcacaaAATCCACTGTGTTGGAGGAGCCTTTCTAAGGGAGtgctgaaatggaaaacagcatACTGGCAGTAAAAAAATAGAATACAGGTGAGGAATTTGTGCATCAGTTTGTTAGTGCTCAACACACCTGAGATCAGTGTGTGGCAACTGCCACAAATAGAATACACTGCACCATTAAGCAATCAAGGGTTCAACAAGAGTCAGCAACTTGGTTGTGCAACAACAACACTTTGCCACAACCTCCATGTCTATTTCATGCAAAGCTTTCTTCTAATGCTCTTGGTTCTAATCCTCTATTCTCTTTATCATGTGCCCTTGACATTCTAATACCCCTAACCCTACACTGCCCTTTTCCATGGACACCCCCTGCAAAAACAGTACCACACAATTGAAGGAAGGTGGAGGGTtactggttcgatcccgcccagagtgtgtcgaagtgtccctgagcaagacacctaacccccaaatgcacctgatgagctggttggtaccttgcatggcagccaatcaccgttggtgtatgagtatgtgtgtgaatgggtgaatgagaagcatcaattatataaatgccaaccatttacattacattacattattggcatttagcagacacccttatccagagcaacgtacagttga is a window of Conger conger chromosome 1, fConCon1.1, whole genome shotgun sequence DNA encoding:
- the LOC133133845 gene encoding small ribosomal subunit protein uS14-like, with protein sequence MGHQQIYWSHPRKFGQGSRSCRVCSNRHGLIRKYGLNMCRQCFRQYANDIGFVKLD